In one Haloplanus salinus genomic region, the following are encoded:
- a CDS encoding plastocyanin/azurin family copper-binding protein yields the protein MRSRREFLRATTAAGVVVAAAGPSTAQEGRRHTVDMTDQLVFDPDSLTISPGDTVVWENVGAIGHSVTAYEEDIPAEADYFASGGFDSEGAARSGYAVGDPESGDVAGGQSFEHTFEVEGVYEYFCVPHEAVGMLASLEVTAEGAGGGDGDGDGDGGGGGRPVPTVPDVAKSIALAAASTLLGVATLAYVFLKYGGAYGEDG from the coding sequence ATGCGCTCCAGACGGGAGTTCCTGCGGGCGACGACGGCGGCGGGCGTCGTGGTCGCTGCAGCCGGACCGAGCACGGCACAGGAGGGACGGCGCCACACGGTCGACATGACGGACCAACTGGTGTTCGATCCGGACTCGCTCACCATCTCGCCGGGCGACACCGTCGTCTGGGAGAACGTGGGTGCCATCGGTCACTCGGTCACGGCGTACGAGGAGGACATCCCGGCCGAGGCCGACTACTTCGCGTCCGGGGGGTTCGACTCCGAGGGCGCGGCCCGCTCCGGCTACGCCGTCGGCGATCCGGAGAGCGGCGACGTCGCCGGCGGCCAGTCGTTCGAGCATACGTTCGAGGTGGAGGGTGTCTACGAGTACTTCTGCGTGCCCCACGAGGCCGTGGGGATGCTCGCGAGCCTCGAAGTCACCGCGGAGGGGGCTGGTGGTGGCGACGGCGACGGCGACGGCGATGGCGGCGGCGGTGGCCGGCCGGTTCCCACCGTTCCGGACGTGGCGAAGAGCATCGCCCTAGCGGCGGCCAGTACGCTCCTCGGCGTCGCGACCCTCGCGTACGTCTTCCTGAAGTACGGTGGCGCGTACGGCGAGGACGGATAA
- a CDS encoding J domain-containing protein — MDRDRLVLGLAAVFAGLTVVLVVLAFVRQLFLLFIALPFAATTYLMWHHATGRIEDRARREARASRATAGRRGRRAPGGFGAAARGAASGARVGGRRREAPTADAGPSRREAYETLGLDTDAGEDEIRRAYRAKVKEVHPDAEGGDEDAFKRVNRAYERLRE, encoded by the coding sequence GTGGACCGGGATCGACTCGTGCTCGGCCTCGCGGCAGTGTTCGCCGGCCTCACGGTCGTACTCGTAGTGCTCGCGTTCGTCAGACAGCTGTTCCTGCTCTTTATCGCGCTCCCGTTCGCGGCGACGACGTACCTGATGTGGCACCACGCGACGGGACGGATCGAGGACCGCGCCCGCAGAGAGGCGCGGGCGAGTCGCGCGACGGCCGGACGACGGGGGCGGCGCGCCCCCGGCGGGTTCGGCGCGGCGGCCCGGGGCGCGGCGTCCGGCGCCCGCGTGGGGGGGCGTCGGCGGGAGGCCCCCACCGCCGACGCCGGCCCGAGTCGGCGTGAGGCCTACGAGACGTTGGGGCTCGACACCGATGCGGGCGAGGACGAGATACGGCGGGCCTACCGGGCGAAGGTGAAGGAGGTCCACCCGGACGCCGAGGGGGGCGACGAGGACGCGTTCAAGCGGGTGAACCGCGCCTACGAACGCCTCCGCGAGTAG
- a CDS encoding GTPBP1 family GTP-binding protein has protein sequence MTADRALLERALERGEEEGGPIEFKERLSREVHLADGRMESLAAQLRHRVLSGDGEATYVVGVTDDGHVAGIRPPDFSESMDVLSLLAEEAGAHIEDVETWGVGGEDESGLVGVATIREGAILDTDDSHIVVGTAGHVDHGKSTLVGTLVTGQADDGQGGTRSYLDVQPHEVERGLSADLSYAVYGFDESGPVRMDNPHRKSDRARVVEEADRLVSFVDTVGHEPWLRTTIRGLVGQKLDYGLLTVAADDGPTKTTREHLGILLATELPTMVAITKTDVVSEERVHEVERAVERLLRDVEETPLRIERHGVAAAAEEIGDVVPILKTSAVTGTGLDALDDLFERLPKTNGGDGDFRMYIDRTYSVTGVGAVASGTVNSGTVEAGDDLLLGPMPDGDFREVEVRSIEMHYHRVDRAEAGRIVGIALKGVAEAEIERGMVLLPADADPTPVREFEAEVVVLSHPTRIGTGYEPVVHLETISEAAVFRPEGGHLLPGDRGVATVEFKFRPYLIEEGQRFVFREGRSKGVGTVTDTDP, from the coding sequence ATGACCGCCGATCGGGCCTTGCTGGAACGGGCCCTAGAGCGCGGCGAGGAGGAGGGTGGCCCAATCGAGTTCAAGGAACGCCTCTCCCGCGAGGTCCACCTCGCCGACGGCCGGATGGAGAGCCTGGCGGCGCAGTTGCGCCATCGCGTCCTCTCGGGTGACGGCGAGGCGACGTACGTGGTCGGCGTCACTGACGACGGCCACGTTGCCGGCATCCGCCCGCCCGACTTCTCCGAATCGATGGACGTGCTCTCCCTGCTCGCCGAGGAGGCGGGCGCCCACATCGAGGACGTGGAGACGTGGGGCGTCGGCGGTGAGGACGAAAGCGGACTGGTCGGCGTCGCTACGATCAGGGAGGGAGCCATTCTCGACACCGACGACTCCCACATCGTCGTCGGCACGGCGGGTCACGTCGACCACGGCAAGAGCACGCTCGTCGGCACGCTGGTGACCGGCCAGGCCGACGACGGCCAGGGCGGGACGCGCTCGTATCTCGACGTCCAGCCCCACGAAGTCGAACGCGGCCTCTCGGCGGACCTCTCCTATGCGGTGTACGGCTTCGACGAGTCGGGCCCGGTGCGGATGGACAACCCGCACCGGAAATCGGATCGCGCCCGCGTCGTCGAGGAGGCCGACCGGCTGGTCTCCTTCGTCGACACCGTCGGCCACGAGCCGTGGCTCCGGACGACCATCAGGGGGCTGGTCGGGCAGAAACTCGACTACGGCCTGCTGACCGTCGCGGCCGACGACGGTCCCACGAAGACCACGCGGGAACACCTGGGCATCCTGCTGGCGACGGAACTGCCGACGATGGTCGCCATCACGAAGACGGACGTGGTGAGCGAGGAGCGGGTCCACGAGGTCGAACGCGCGGTCGAACGCCTCCTGCGGGACGTAGAGGAGACGCCGCTCCGGATCGAGCGCCACGGCGTGGCCGCGGCGGCCGAGGAGATCGGCGACGTGGTGCCCATCCTGAAAACCAGCGCCGTCACCGGGACGGGACTGGACGCCCTCGACGACCTGTTCGAGCGTCTCCCCAAGACCAACGGCGGCGACGGCGACTTCCGGATGTACATCGACCGCACGTACTCGGTCACCGGCGTCGGCGCCGTCGCCTCCGGAACCGTCAACTCCGGGACCGTCGAGGCGGGGGACGACCTCCTCCTCGGCCCGATGCCCGACGGCGACTTCCGCGAGGTGGAAGTGCGTTCCATCGAGATGCACTACCACCGCGTCGACCGCGCGGAGGCGGGGCGAATCGTCGGCATCGCGCTCAAAGGCGTCGCGGAGGCGGAGATCGAACGTGGCATGGTCCTCCTCCCGGCGGACGCCGACCCCACGCCCGTCCGCGAGTTCGAGGCCGAGGTGGTCGTCCTCAGCCATCCTACCCGCATCGGGACGGGGTACGAACCCGTCGTCCACCTCGAAACGATCAGCGAAGCGGCCGTCTTCCGCCCCGAGGGCGGGCACCTCCTCCCCGGTGACCGCGGGGTCGCCACGGTCGAGTTCAAGTTCCGCCCCTACCTGATCGAGGAAGGCCAGCGGTTCGTCTTCCGCGAAGGCCGGAGCAAGGGCGTCGGCACCGTCACCGATACCGACCCGTAA
- a CDS encoding ABC transporter ATP-binding protein — MSTTDTTTDPDADGPPRELLKATNVKKHFPLAEGLFDRLFGESQVVRAVDGVDLTVRAGETVGIVGESGSGKSTLGRTVSRLYEPTDGSITFDGEHIETHSGRELRSIRRRVQYVFQDPMSSLNPRKTVGESVARPLTVHDIADGEAKWDRVADLFEEVGLGRSQLDAYPHELSGGQRQRVGLCRALVTEPDLVVFDEPVSALDVTLQAQILNLIDRLQREFELSYLLISHDLNVVRQVCDRVAVMYAGEIVERGTVADIFENPKHPYTRALLEAIPQVEGGQRSGRQSLGGEPPSATTPPSGCRFHPRCPEFIDGSCSGRTPTLQSVEGDTGHEAACHWLDRSEAERAAHTPPSRAEREVIQESSGD; from the coding sequence ATGAGCACGACCGACACGACGACCGATCCCGATGCCGACGGACCGCCACGCGAACTCCTGAAAGCCACGAACGTGAAGAAACACTTCCCCCTCGCGGAAGGACTGTTCGACCGCCTGTTCGGCGAGAGCCAAGTCGTCCGCGCCGTCGACGGCGTCGACCTGACCGTCCGCGCCGGCGAGACGGTCGGCATCGTCGGCGAGTCCGGGTCGGGCAAGAGCACGCTCGGCCGCACCGTCTCACGGTTGTACGAACCCACCGACGGCAGCATCACGTTCGACGGCGAGCACATCGAGACCCACTCCGGGCGGGAGCTTCGCTCCATCCGACGCCGGGTCCAGTACGTCTTCCAGGACCCGATGTCGTCGCTCAACCCGCGCAAGACGGTCGGCGAGAGCGTCGCCCGCCCGCTCACGGTCCACGACATCGCCGACGGGGAAGCGAAGTGGGACCGCGTCGCCGACCTGTTCGAGGAGGTGGGACTCGGGCGCTCACAGCTCGACGCCTACCCCCACGAACTCTCCGGCGGGCAGCGCCAACGGGTCGGCCTCTGTCGGGCGCTGGTGACGGAACCCGACCTCGTCGTCTTCGACGAACCCGTCTCGGCACTCGACGTGACCCTGCAGGCACAGATTTTGAACCTCATCGACCGCCTGCAACGGGAGTTCGAGCTTTCGTACCTGCTGATCTCGCACGACCTCAACGTCGTCCGGCAGGTGTGTGACCGCGTCGCGGTGATGTACGCCGGCGAAATCGTCGAGCGCGGAACGGTTGCGGACATCTTCGAGAACCCCAAACACCCGTACACGCGGGCGTTACTCGAAGCCATCCCGCAGGTCGAGGGTGGGCAGCGAAGCGGTCGGCAGTCCCTCGGCGGCGAACCGCCGAGCGCGACGACCCCGCCCAGCGGTTGCCGGTTCCACCCCCGGTGTCCGGAGTTCATCGACGGCTCCTGTTCCGGGCGGACGCCGACACTTCAGTCCGTCGAGGGCGACACCGGCCACGAGGCCGCCTGCCACTGGCTCGACCGGAGCGAGGCCGAGCGGGCGGCCCACACGCCGCCGTCGCGGGCCGAGCGCGAGGTCATCCAAGAGTCCAGCGGGGACTAA
- a CDS encoding ABC transporter ATP-binding protein, whose product MTLLDVEDLAVTFPVEDGPDVPAVDGVDLRVEQGEIHGLVGESGSGKSVTARSIMRLLDGAEVSADRFDYRGEDLYAKSEAEMRRIRGDEIAMVFQDALSALNPVMTVGEQIAEVVRHHGDVDESAGLLSELRRKYVTGTNESAPSWRRAVDLLETVGIPDPEEIATSYPHQLSGGQRQRVMIASALGGDPSLIVADEPTTALDVTVEAGILDELRRLCDEFDVAILLITHDLGVVAETCDHVTVMYSGSVMERGTTEGLFENPAHPYTKGLLRSIPEGAPSEDGPLATIPGSAPEPTERPAGCPFRDRCPAAFDACSDPLPEHVVDGGEGHVARCHLYTEGDEPGEVTWETGATANGEATDAADRTPATEVTDG is encoded by the coding sequence GTGACGCTCCTCGACGTCGAGGATCTCGCGGTTACCTTCCCCGTCGAGGACGGCCCGGACGTGCCCGCCGTCGACGGCGTCGACCTCCGGGTCGAGCAGGGGGAGATCCACGGCCTCGTCGGCGAGTCCGGGTCCGGCAAAAGCGTCACCGCCCGCTCGATCATGCGGTTGCTCGACGGCGCCGAGGTGTCCGCGGACCGCTTCGACTACCGTGGCGAGGACCTCTACGCCAAATCCGAAGCCGAGATGCGACGGATCCGTGGCGACGAGATCGCCATGGTGTTTCAAGACGCCCTGTCGGCGCTCAACCCCGTGATGACCGTCGGCGAACAGATCGCCGAGGTTGTCAGACACCACGGCGACGTCGACGAATCCGCCGGCCTCCTGAGCGAACTCCGGCGCAAATACGTCACGGGGACGAACGAGTCGGCGCCGTCGTGGCGTCGTGCGGTCGACCTGTTGGAGACGGTCGGGATCCCCGACCCCGAGGAGATCGCGACGTCCTACCCCCACCAGCTCTCCGGCGGCCAGCGCCAGCGGGTGATGATCGCCTCGGCGCTCGGCGGCGATCCCTCGCTCATCGTCGCCGACGAACCCACCACCGCGCTCGACGTGACCGTCGAGGCCGGCATCCTCGACGAACTCCGGCGCCTCTGTGACGAGTTCGACGTCGCCATCCTGCTGATCACCCACGACCTCGGCGTCGTCGCCGAGACCTGTGACCACGTGACCGTCATGTACTCCGGGTCGGTGATGGAGCGCGGGACGACCGAGGGGCTGTTCGAAAATCCCGCGCACCCGTACACGAAGGGCTTGCTCCGGAGCATCCCCGAGGGAGCACCGTCCGAGGACGGTCCGTTGGCGACGATTCCGGGATCGGCGCCGGAGCCGACCGAGCGCCCGGCCGGCTGTCCGTTCCGTGACCGCTGTCCGGCGGCGTTCGACGCCTGCTCCGACCCGCTGCCCGAGCACGTCGTCGACGGCGGCGAGGGCCACGTCGCGCGCTGTCACCTCTACACCGAGGGCGACGAGCCCGGCGAGGTGACGTGGGAGACGGGCGCAACGGCGAACGGCGAAGCGACCGACGCGGCCGACAGAACCCCTGCGACCGAGGTGACCGACGGATGA
- a CDS encoding ABC transporter permease has product MSTDYGDADTFLGVRLDRFARLRETVAGDYKATFGLATVVLFVLAAVFAPELAPYDPMAQEYAIMQAPSLSSAHPLGTDSFGRDLLSRLMYGARVSLGVSLGAVTIGAVVGVSLGVVAGYFGGWVDDALMRFVDVLWAFPWLLVAIMLVAVFGQGVWNVVVAIAFAYIDDFARLARGEVLSIREEEFVLAAKNIGLGDVEIMTEEVLPNAVAPLIVQFTVLVARAILAESTLSFLGIGVKPTTPTWGALLGQGRSLIGQAWWISIIPGIAIVITVLGINLFGDALRDAFDVRGEEGAP; this is encoded by the coding sequence ATGAGCACGGACTACGGCGACGCCGACACGTTCCTCGGCGTCCGCCTCGATCGGTTCGCCCGCCTGCGCGAGACGGTCGCCGGCGACTACAAGGCCACCTTCGGGCTGGCGACGGTGGTCCTGTTCGTCCTCGCGGCCGTCTTCGCCCCCGAACTCGCGCCCTACGACCCGATGGCTCAGGAGTACGCCATCATGCAGGCGCCGTCGCTGTCGAGTGCGCACCCCCTCGGCACCGACTCCTTCGGGCGCGACCTGCTCTCGCGGCTGATGTACGGCGCGCGCGTCAGCCTCGGCGTGAGCCTCGGGGCCGTCACCATCGGCGCCGTCGTCGGGGTGTCCCTCGGCGTCGTCGCCGGCTACTTCGGCGGCTGGGTCGACGACGCACTGATGCGCTTCGTCGACGTCCTTTGGGCGTTCCCTTGGCTCCTCGTGGCCATCATGCTCGTCGCGGTGTTCGGCCAGGGCGTCTGGAACGTCGTCGTCGCCATCGCCTTCGCGTACATCGACGACTTCGCCCGCCTCGCGCGCGGCGAAGTCCTGTCGATCCGCGAGGAGGAGTTCGTCCTCGCGGCCAAAAACATCGGTCTCGGGGACGTAGAGATCATGACCGAGGAGGTGCTGCCGAACGCGGTGGCTCCCTTGATCGTTCAGTTCACCGTCCTCGTCGCCCGCGCGATACTCGCCGAGAGCACGCTCTCCTTCCTCGGTATCGGCGTCAAGCCGACCACGCCGACGTGGGGGGCGCTGCTCGGCCAGGGACGGAGCCTCATCGGTCAGGCGTGGTGGATCTCGATCATCCCCGGCATCGCCATCGTCATCACGGTGCTCGGCATCAACCTCTTCGGCGACGCGCTCCGCGACGCCTTCGACGTCCGCGGGGAGGAGGGGGCGCCGTGA
- a CDS encoding ABC transporter permease, protein MGIKRYVAKRTLQAIGVVYVVATAVFVAVRSVPGDPARLVLGGNAEPDELAAVRAELGLDQPIHVQYYRWMADLARGDLGDSIYTGQSVVTSIVNAAEPTLSIGLVGITIAILIAIPAGVVSATRRDQWEDYVATGVAFLGISMPSFWIGIVLLLTVGTAIPVIPSFGYASISEGVVPWLSHVILPATAVGLPYAGIITRMTRSSMLEVLSEDYMQTARAKGLPPRLVLFKHGLQNALMPVVTVAGILFALLLGGIVAVEMVFGVQGFGRLLIRSIERQDFPIVQGSVIVISIIFVFMNLVVDLLYMSINPKVKYGGGA, encoded by the coding sequence ATGGGCATCAAACGGTACGTGGCAAAGCGAACGCTCCAGGCAATCGGGGTCGTCTACGTAGTGGCGACGGCGGTGTTCGTCGCCGTCCGCTCGGTGCCGGGCGACCCGGCGCGGCTGGTCCTCGGTGGCAACGCCGAACCCGACGAGCTGGCCGCCGTTCGCGCCGAACTCGGCCTCGACCAGCCGATCCACGTCCAGTACTACCGGTGGATGGCGGATCTGGCCCGTGGTGACCTCGGTGACTCCATCTACACCGGGCAGTCGGTGGTGACGAGTATCGTCAACGCCGCCGAACCGACGCTGAGCATCGGCCTCGTCGGCATCACCATCGCCATCCTGATCGCCATCCCCGCGGGCGTCGTCAGCGCCACGCGCCGCGACCAGTGGGAGGACTACGTCGCAACCGGCGTCGCCTTCCTCGGCATCAGTATGCCCTCCTTTTGGATCGGTATCGTCCTCCTGCTGACGGTGGGCACGGCCATCCCCGTCATCCCTTCGTTCGGCTACGCGTCGATCAGCGAGGGCGTCGTCCCCTGGCTCTCACACGTCATCCTGCCCGCGACGGCCGTGGGGCTGCCGTACGCCGGCATCATCACCCGGATGACCCGGTCGTCGATGCTCGAAGTACTGAGCGAGGATTACATGCAGACCGCCCGCGCGAAGGGGCTGCCGCCACGCTTGGTCCTGTTCAAACACGGGCTGCAGAACGCGCTCATGCCCGTCGTGACCGTCGCCGGCATCCTCTTTGCGCTCCTACTGGGCGGCATCGTCGCCGTCGAGATGGTGTTCGGGGTGCAGGGCTTCGGCCGTCTGCTCATCCGCTCCATCGAGCGCCAGGACTTCCCCATCGTCCAAGGGTCGGTGATCGTCATCTCGATCATCTTCGTGTTCATGAACCTCGTCGTCGACCTGCTCTACATGTCGATCAACCCGAAGGTCAAGTACGGAGGGGGAGCATGA
- a CDS encoding ABC transporter substrate-binding protein, with amino-acid sequence MFDKSDLEGPRIDRRTATKLLAAGGLTGLAGCSGGGDSSGGGDGGDGGGGGDGGDGGSTETEDDSMESSGSSGGSITAGWNIDQIEYLDPHYVDKGQEIYLQSNIYSGLVKIGSDGSIVGDLASDWTLPDSSTYVFDLKEGATFHNGDPLDAEAVKASFERLMSLDDSPHVSKVSSVESITAEDETTLRISLSETVGPFISFLTRGPGRAGTIVHAEEAQANPDEYNRMPVGSGAFELTERESGEYLQLEAHDGYFGTDGDGNALPYLDSIRVNLIPEPSTMWTAIRGGEIDYSISIPAENAGQAESMSGLNVVGTNPGAWFCIAPLASNPSEVDFAQFASGSAQITDKWSDQDLPTTDARVRQAIAMAIDREALVERAFFGYAEPAHSLFNPAISWLHEEEPDPGQYYDPEQAQALLDEAGYTGDPRMSLTLLGVPGDERRMTVVQEMLSQVGIEVELNVQQSSAYWDNLYSYENALVMYDGYVDIDPWMTMWKQLKTPTEGGSAGAWQANLYNNPEFDELLEQDYGTSDFDERAEIMRQAEEAFLEDAGWAMTTFPLIPKASTSDLTGVGNQAGLSNFHMASLE; translated from the coding sequence ATGTTCGACAAATCGGACCTCGAAGGGCCACGGATCGACCGGCGGACGGCGACGAAACTGCTTGCAGCGGGCGGCCTCACCGGCCTCGCGGGGTGTAGCGGCGGCGGTGATTCGAGCGGCGGCGGTGACGGTGGCGACGGCGGCGGTGGCGGCGACGGCGGCGACGGTGGCAGTACGGAGACCGAGGACGATTCGATGGAGTCCAGCGGCTCCAGCGGCGGATCGATCACCGCCGGCTGGAACATCGACCAGATCGAGTATCTCGACCCGCACTACGTCGACAAGGGCCAGGAGATCTACCTCCAGTCCAACATCTACAGCGGGCTGGTGAAGATCGGGTCCGACGGCTCCATCGTCGGCGACCTAGCCAGCGACTGGACGCTCCCCGACAGTTCGACGTACGTGTTCGACCTGAAGGAGGGGGCGACGTTCCACAACGGCGACCCGCTCGACGCCGAGGCCGTGAAGGCGTCGTTCGAGCGGCTGATGAGCCTCGACGACTCGCCACACGTCAGCAAGGTGTCGTCGGTCGAGAGCATCACCGCCGAGGACGAGACGACCCTCCGGATCAGCCTCTCGGAGACGGTCGGGCCGTTCATCTCGTTCCTGACCCGGGGGCCGGGCCGAGCCGGCACCATCGTCCACGCCGAGGAAGCCCAAGCGAACCCCGACGAGTACAACCGCATGCCCGTCGGGAGCGGGGCGTTCGAACTCACCGAACGGGAGTCGGGCGAATACCTACAGCTGGAAGCCCACGACGGCTACTTCGGCACCGACGGCGACGGGAACGCCCTCCCCTACCTCGACTCGATTCGGGTCAACCTGATTCCGGAACCGTCGACGATGTGGACGGCGATCCGCGGCGGCGAGATCGACTACTCGATCAGCATCCCGGCCGAGAACGCGGGACAGGCCGAATCGATGAGCGGACTGAACGTCGTCGGAACGAACCCGGGGGCGTGGTTCTGCATCGCGCCCCTCGCCAGCAACCCGAGCGAGGTCGACTTCGCCCAGTTCGCCAGCGGAAGCGCTCAGATCACGGACAAGTGGTCGGACCAGGACCTCCCGACGACGGACGCCCGGGTCCGCCAGGCCATCGCCATGGCCATCGACCGCGAGGCGCTCGTCGAGCGTGCGTTCTTCGGCTACGCCGAGCCGGCTCATTCCCTCTTCAACCCGGCCATCTCGTGGCTCCACGAGGAGGAGCCCGATCCGGGGCAGTACTACGATCCCGAGCAGGCCCAGGCGCTCCTCGACGAGGCCGGCTACACCGGCGACCCCCGGATGTCCCTCACCCTGCTCGGCGTCCCGGGTGACGAGCGTCGGATGACCGTCGTGCAAGAGATGCTCTCCCAGGTCGGCATCGAGGTGGAACTCAACGTCCAGCAGTCCTCTGCGTACTGGGACAACCTCTACAGCTACGAGAACGCGCTCGTGATGTACGACGGCTACGTCGACATCGACCCGTGGATGACGATGTGGAAGCAGCTGAAGACGCCCACGGAGGGGGGCTCCGCCGGCGCGTGGCAGGCGAACCTCTACAACAACCCCGAGTTCGACGAACTACTCGAACAAGACTACGGCACGTCGGACTTCGACGAACGGGCCGAAATCATGCGGCAGGCGGAGGAAGCCTTCCTCGAAGACGCGGGGTGGGCGATGACGACGTTCCCGCTCATTCCGAAGGCGAGTACGTCCGACCTGACCGGCGTCGGGAACCAGGCGGGGCTGAGCAACTTCCACATGGCTTCCCTCGAATAG
- a CDS encoding DUF7511 domain-containing protein, whose protein sequence is MTADATLRQAPEFELECLYDDPASPSEVTIFSPGTPEMATEWLTVDRSSAVGLDRMR, encoded by the coding sequence GTGACGGCGGACGCGACGCTCCGGCAGGCCCCGGAGTTCGAACTGGAGTGTCTCTACGACGATCCGGCGTCCCCGTCGGAGGTGACTATCTTTTCTCCGGGGACGCCGGAGATGGCGACGGAGTGGCTGACCGTCGACCGCTCGTCGGCCGTCGGTCTGGATCGGATGCGGTAG
- a CDS encoding ASCH domain-containing protein, whose amino-acid sequence MADIDPGTLLPNDRMRQQALDGDVTQIHRGQQYADEGDIFSIDGATFEVVEVAGRTLGDMTDADAQAEGARDLAHYKQILERAHDNFEWDDTSEIVKHRFERQD is encoded by the coding sequence ATGGCAGACATCGATCCCGGCACGCTCCTGCCGAACGACCGGATGCGCCAACAGGCACTCGACGGCGACGTGACACAGATCCACCGCGGGCAGCAGTACGCCGACGAAGGCGACATCTTCAGCATCGACGGGGCGACGTTCGAAGTCGTCGAGGTGGCCGGCCGGACCCTCGGCGACATGACCGACGCCGACGCGCAGGCCGAAGGCGCTCGCGACTTGGCGCACTACAAGCAGATCCTGGAGCGCGCCCACGACAACTTCGAGTGGGACGACACCTCCGAAATCGTCAAACACCGGTTCGAGCGGCAGGACTGA
- a CDS encoding ATP-binding protein, producing the protein MDPAARRDSAGERARTPDRPSPTVRLAVHDGDERVRITVTDDGPGMPEWERAVIREGEETPLFDGTGVGLWTLDWLVTRLGGGMTIAENEGRGTTVTLVLPRH; encoded by the coding sequence ATCGATCCGGCTGCTCGTCGGGATTCCGCTGGAGAACGCGCTCGAACACCCGACCGACCGTCGCCGACGGTTCGGCTCGCCGTCCACGACGGGGACGAACGGGTGCGCATCACCGTCACGGACGACGGCCCCGGCATGCCAGAGTGGGAACGGGCGGTGATCAGGGAGGGGGAGGAGACGCCCCTCTTCGACGGGACCGGCGTCGGGCTGTGGACGCTGGACTGGCTCGTGACGCGGCTCGGTGGCGGAATGACGATCGCCGAAAACGAGGGTCGCGGAACGACCGTCACCCTCGTGCTGCCGCGTCACTAG
- a CDS encoding RNA-guided pseudouridylation complex pseudouridine synthase subunit Cbf5 has protein sequence MTTLRDPPEGRDLDALLNFGVVNLDKPPGPSAHQVAGWVRDLAGVDRAAHAGTLDPKVTGCLPTTLGDATRLAPVFLEGHKEYVAVLECHGRPPADLDATVAEFEGEIYQKPPRKSAVARRLRTRTIHDLDVLETRDRRVLLRIECASGTYVRKLCHDLGLALGVGAHMGALRRTATDPFDDRDLVTLHDLADALAFADEGDEGPIRAIVAPAERVLEGLPAVTIAPSAAEQVATGAPVYAPGVIDAEPAGDDALVACVTPNGSAVCLGRLVGDPEADEGVVVELERVLV, from the coding sequence GTGACGACCCTCCGCGACCCACCCGAAGGGCGTGACCTCGACGCCCTCCTGAACTTCGGCGTCGTCAACCTCGACAAACCCCCCGGCCCCTCCGCTCATCAAGTCGCCGGCTGGGTGCGCGACCTCGCGGGCGTCGACCGCGCCGCCCACGCCGGCACCCTCGACCCGAAGGTGACGGGGTGTCTCCCCACGACCCTCGGCGACGCCACCCGGCTCGCCCCGGTCTTTCTGGAGGGTCACAAGGAGTACGTCGCCGTCCTCGAATGCCACGGGCGGCCACCGGCCGACCTCGACGCGACCGTCGCCGAATTCGAGGGCGAGATCTACCAGAAACCGCCGCGCAAGAGCGCCGTCGCCCGCCGCCTCCGCACCCGGACGATCCACGACCTCGACGTGCTGGAAACCCGCGACCGACGGGTCCTCCTCCGAATCGAGTGTGCGAGCGGCACCTACGTCCGCAAGCTCTGTCACGACCTCGGCCTCGCGCTCGGCGTTGGCGCCCACATGGGCGCGCTCCGCCGGACCGCGACCGACCCCTTCGACGACCGCGACCTCGTCACCCTCCACGACCTCGCCGACGCCCTCGCGTTCGCCGACGAGGGCGACGAGGGACCGATTCGAGCGATCGTCGCCCCGGCGGAGCGGGTGCTGGAAGGGCTGCCGGCGGTGACGATTGCGCCCAGTGCCGCCGAACAGGTGGCGACGGGGGCGCCGGTGTACGCGCCGGGGGTGATCGACGCGGAGCCGGCCGGCGACGACGCTCTCGTCGCCTGCGTCACGCCGAACGGCTCGGCGGTCTGTCTCGGGCGACTGGTTGGCGATCCGGAGGCCGACGAGGGCGTCGTCGTCGAGTTGGAGCGGGTGCTCGTTTGA